The following coding sequences lie in one Arachis ipaensis cultivar K30076 chromosome B03, Araip1.1, whole genome shotgun sequence genomic window:
- the LOC110269557 gene encoding uncharacterized protein LOC110269557 produces the protein MLTGIPCVHACATLSRVNKQPEDFCHRWLTIDSYKETYNHHINPIPDQPMWETAEDCNRPNAPKIKTKPGKLKMKRRMDADENSGFGTKKPKVDPKLSGNTADSVHLKRQLGAFTCSYCGDKGHTKRGCKKKRDADAATAAAAAAAAAEATEKKKNDEVHPLPEHPVQQPQDDSGQADLDPGPKRPSKLSPRRRFSMLPTAPTVNPLQGASSATSSKFTNLMQFIPTPGFKPPRKKN, from the exons ATGCTAACGG GTATTCCGTGTGTGCACGCTTGTGCTACCCTCTCTCGTGTGAATAAGCAGCCAGAAGACTTCTGTCACAGATGGCTGACCATAGACTCATACAAGGAAACTTATAACCACCACATTAATCCAATTCCGGATCAACCAATGTGGGAAACAGCAGAGGACTGTAACAGGCCAAATGCCCCTAAAATCAAGACAAAACCTGGAAAActaaagatgaagaggaggatGGATGCGGATGAGAATAGTGGTTTTGGAACTAAGAAGCCTAAAGTTGACCCAAAACTCTCAGGCAACACTGCAGATAGTGTACACCTAAAGAGACAGCTGGGTGCCTTTACATGCAGTTACTGTGGTGATAAGGGGCATACGAAGAGAGGCTGCAAAAAGAAAAGAGATGCTGATGCTgctactgctgctgctgctgcagcCGCTGCCGCCGAGGCGactgagaagaagaaaaatgatgaAGTACATCCTCTGCCTGAGCATCCTGTTCAGCAGCCCCAAGACGATTCTGGCCAAGCAGATTTG GATCCTGGACCAAAAAGACCATCGAAGCTGTCACCAAGAAGACGATTCTCTATGCTTCCAACCGCACCAACAGTGAATCCCTTGCAGGGTGCATCTTCAGCAACATCTTCAAAGTTTACCAACTTGATGCAGTTCATCCCAACGCCAGGATTTAAGCCACCAAGAAAGAAGAATTGA